A window of Bacteroidota bacterium genomic DNA:
AGCGGAGCATTTTTGTCTGCAGGCTGAAGAGGAAGGCCTTGGTACATGCATGATTGGATGGTTCAACGAGAAAAAAGTAAAACGTATATTGAACATTCCTTTCAGAAAAACCGTTGCCTTATTAATCAGTGTCGGGTATGCTGTTGATGATTACCCCCTGAGGGCTAAGATCAGAAAGGATATCCAGCATATGAGTGTCTTTAATCATTATTGATCATCCTTAAAAATGAAACCAATTCTAATTACAATACTCTTTTCTTTCAATATCCTATCGGTATTTGCTCAGGAGAAATCTTCATTTGTAGCCGTACGCAGCGGAGTCTCTTGTCCTCTGGGGGCATATTATTCTGCTGATCTTCAGGAAGGTTCATTTACTATGGCCGGATTTAACGCAACCTTAGAGGGAGCATGGTTTTTTAAGAGATGGCTCGGGGTGGGGGCTTCTGCCGGATTAAATCTTCACCCCATAGATGCAGGTGCTTTGGCAACAGCCACAATGGCAAGTGATGCCTTTATGACTAATCTGTCGGTTCGGTCGGATCCCTTCAGAGTGCTGACCTTCATGGCAGGTCCCTATGCATGTTTGGATTTACGGAAAAATTTTTCATTGACCTGTAAATTGCTTGGCGGCATGATACAGGCCTCTACACCTTATCAGCTTTATAAAGCCGAATATTTCATGATCGGGCGATACTGGTATGAGATTACCAGCTCCAGGGACTGGGAAGTGTCGTTCATGGCGGGTATTGGTGTCAGATACGATGTTTCAGATTGTATAGGAATTATGTTCGACACTGACTTCACTTATAATCAGTGTGAGTTTGGATTTATAACCTATAACGGGAGCATAACAGAACACAAAAAGATTCTCTTTTTAAATTCTACATTGGGGATTATAATTATTTTATAATCTCTGACCTCAGACTATTTAATGATTATTTTTTTGATCAGCTTAAAGTCATCGCCTTCAATAAACATCAAATACATACCCTTGTTTAAGTTTTTCAGGTCAATTAGCTGGTTGAAATTCTTGTCGGCGACGATATGATCATTCTCAAATACTTTATTTCCAAGCAGGTCAATGATGCGAATGCTGATCTGTTCGTCTTTTGCTGAGTTTATGGTTACTTTAAACAGTCCATTATTCGGATTAGGCATGATTTGAACATTCATTTCCTGTTCAGCCAATCCGACGGTATTATCAATGGTGATCTCAAGGATTTGCGAAAATGGGCCGTCGCCACAATCATTATAACCATTCAGGCGGATGGTAGCAACACCAACGTAACCATTATTCCAGTTGACCATGCATGATGTGCCGTCGCTGAGCAGGCTGCCGGCATACTCCGGATCAAGTTTCCAGTTGAATGCTACAGCATAGGCAGAGCCATCAGAAGTATATTCAGAAGTGCTTGTATAATAAAGATCGACGTATGTTGGTCCTTCCGGGGCAGCAGGTATCTCCGGCAGTGGATCGAAATTCAGCGCCATCTCATCGCTGACGGTTTTTGTTGAAGTGTAAATAGTCAGCGTGAGTGCAACAGCGCCTGATTCATAATCTGCCTGGCTGGGTGTGTAAACAGGATTAAGTATGGCTGGATCATCAAAGGTGCCGCTTCCTGATGTAGTCCATTCCAGGTAACTGTAATTGATAGCCTGTGCTGAAAGTGAATAATTCATTCCTTCACAAACACTTGCATCATCACCTGCAAAGACTTCAGGATCACTCAATGGTGGGAAATAAATATAATCGATCCAGGCACAATCATCACCAGCCGAGCCACCGGCATCTTTAATATATTTCCATTCAAATGTATGCAGACCTGCTGTGACGGTGTATGTTTCAAGGCTGTAAGCGGTCAGTCCCGCCCATTCGTCAACGATTATCCCATCAATAAGGAATTGCAGCTTATCACCAAAATTGGAAGAGATCATTTTATAAAAACTGATGGGAACAGAAAAAACAGCGTCGATATCAAGCTGCAGGCAGATTGAGCTGGACTGGTTGTCGCCAATCATACCGGATTTTGCACAGAATAGTCCGTTGAATGGATTTTCTGAATCAATAGTCCATGGGATATCACCATTAAAAGTCCATGCGAATGCTGTGAAGTTGCCGGTTTCGAAGTTTTCATCCGGAGACCTTGCTGTTGTGAATGACCAGACAGGCCCGACAGAGGTGCCATATTGATTAGTAGCTTCAATGCGCCAGAAAAACTGGGTTTGGAATTCGAGTTCCATGGCGGGTGTGAACATTTTGCTATATACTACCTCGCCATTCACCACATTGGAGGGGGGATTATCGGTACCCAGAAATACTGCATACTGAGCAGGTACACCACCCAGTCCATCTTCCCAGTATAATTTTGTAAATGGAGCGATAATGCCTTGTCCGTCGGCAGGAGTAGGATTTATCACCTGTCCCGGTTCTCCAACGACGGTAAGTGTGCCAAGGTAGGGTATACGATTATAGGAAGTCACGGTGAGTGTGAGTTCATCAAGACTATTAAGAGGATCAAAAGTCAATGAAGCCTCTCCGCCGGAGATGTAAGCTGTTGCGATAATTTGGTTTTGAAAGGTGAGGGAAACCAGACCTTCAGGTGTATTGGCACTGACAGTCAACTCAGAGGTTCCGAGCGGAACAGGATTCGGATAGGTGACTGACAGAGATAAAGGGAAGGCAGTTCTGACCATGACTGACGGATCGCCGAAGCAATTCCATGTATCGGTCATTTGATCACCGTCGATACCATAGGTGTCGTTCATTTTCATGCAGCCATTCATCGACAGTCCGCCGAAAGTTCTCTTGATATTGTCAGAATAGGATTCCACTAGAATATCTACCATCTCATCCTCTCCTTCCATCGGTGGGTTCCAGCTCTGATTAATGGTTGACATAAGTGCGGCGATGGCGCCTGTGGGTTGCCCATTCTGTTTGGCTCTCAGCCAGTTTTCAGCAAAGCAGGTATTACCAACAAAATCGCCATTTACACAAGCCACTGACCATATAAAAGGATATTTGCCATAATTAATCAGGTTGTTGACATCACTACTGGAAAAGCCCGATGTGCTCCAGGCGTCGACACTTCCATGACCCGTATAGAGTATGATGCCATTGCCGGTATTGACTTCATTGGACACCATGGAAGGATTTGGATTGCCAGGTTCGTCGTTACCGCCCTGGCTGCCATCAAAAAGTTCGGCATTGTAAGTATAAGTATAGTTCAGTAATTTGCTTTGCAAATCCCGGATATGTTCAAAGTCATATTCATTATCATCACCGGGGCCCTGGTCGGAGCCAATGCCTGTTGACCGGGTAAACCAGTTGTATGATACATCGGGATTCTTTTCATATTCAATAGTACGTTGCACCTGAATGGTCACCTGGTCAGGAATTTCAGCAGAGAAACGTCCAACGAACAAGTCCGGATAATGGTCATCACCGACTACATAGCCGTAGTCATTATCTGAATCGCCACTTGCATAACTCGACGGCACCTGGGCAGCATCACCCACAAGAAGGAGGTAAGCCAGGCCATAAGTATCATAATAATTGTGCACATAGGTTTTAATAGCTGAAGAGTTACCTATTGTTGCAACATCAACAATTACCACCGGTCTGCCGATCTGTTTTTTCCAGTTGATAAAAGGTTGCATGTATGGTATAAAATCACCATAGGAGATAATCAGCATATTACCCTCTTCTTCAACAGGTGTATAGCGCAAAGTGGAAGCATTGAGGAAATGGTCTTTATAAAGGGTATTGAAATCTTTATCCACTTTTGAGAATTCTTTTTTGCGGATCAGAATATTTATGCCTTCTTCACTGGTGCTGCTGACTTTAACAGTGATATCTGTATAAACTCTTAACGTTCTGGTTACCGGATTATACTGGAAGGGATAAACAATAACAGCCTGTCCCCGGCAATCTCTCAGGATATATGGATCACGCATGCTGGCAAGAGTGCCCGGATAGAATGCATTTGTACGATAAGCATCGCTATAAATATATGGAACTGTGGCCGGATCAATATCCCTGGTGAAATTACCTTTGGACGGAGCCACATCAATATCGTTGAACTCTTTGTATTGTGAAGAAATGATTTCCAGCGACATGGCAGCTCTGTCAGGAATAATGATTGAAGTGCTGAGTTTGGCAAGATCAGGGGCTCCGGCTTCCAGAACCGGCGTGGCCTCATCAAGTGTTATGATGAAAGCATTGCCACGCGGAGTGATGACCTCATTCATAAGGTAACCATCCAGAGTGAAACGGATGACCGATGTTTCAATATTTGACGATATAAGCGTAATATTTGCCGGTGTGGGATCCGGTGTGGAGATGGCTACCCATTTTGTGCCGTATCCTGAAAAAAGTGCAAAAAGGAAAATCAGCGTAAGAGTAAATTTTTTCATGGTCCGGAATAATTAATATTATAAGTAGATTCATTTCAGGTAAGTACAAAAATACAAATAATTTACATGAAATAGAAAAAATGTCTGCCTGAGGCAACTGATTTTCGGGATTGACAATAACTGTTACCTGCAGTCGGATTCAAATAAAAGAACCCTGGTGGATGACCAGGGTTCTTGAGGGTTGCAATGTATTGAGGTTTGAGAAACTTCAGCAAGTATCGATTTATTTCTGAATCACAAACTTCCGGGATACAGTTGTCTTTCCATCGTTGATCAGCATGAGATAAACTCCTTCGTAAATGCTGCCGAGCGTAATCTTCTTTACAAGGGTCTGATTTTGTTAATAAAGTGTTCACTGCATTTTTCAAAAATCAGAACAATAAATCAGTGTTTTCAAGGATTTCGGAGTATAAAAGGGCCAATGAGTGTCAAAGTTAGGAGAAAAGGGCGAATATTCCCGCCAGCATCATTCTTCGTCCTGTGATTCGTTTTATGTGTATTTCTGAAATTTTAGACGTTAATAAATAGTTTTGATTATCTGTATTATCTCGAAAGAATTAATTTTCCTGTCCTTGTCACCTTATCAGTAACCAGTTTATATATATATAATCGATCAGGTAACAGATGGTAGTGACTGTCGTCTCCCTGCCAGATAAAGGTGTGGGATCCATTGGCAAGTGTACCGTTGTATAATGTTTTTATCATTTTTCCCCTTGAATCGAAAATTTCCAGGGAAATTTTACCGGCATCCTGAAGAGTGACTATAAATGCCGTTGCCGCATTGAAAGGATTAGGCCTGACAATTATATCAGGCCATTGTTCTTTCGTTTCGCTGAATCCGGATGTAGGCATAAGTTCATAATTCACTTCTGTGGTATCATTCTCATAGATAACAGCTTCCATGCAAAGAGTATCATACTCTGGATGTGTAACGCAAATGGTATAAGTGCCTTGAATCAGGTCCAGTAAATAGTTGCCATCGGTCCCGGTAATCATCGCTCCGCCAACAGATGCACCTTCAACCGGAATCCCTGTAGTGACATTGGTCACAAGGCCTTTTACGACGCCCAAGTGATCAGGTGTAAGAGGTGGAAACATGATCAGGTCGATCCAGCCGCAATCGCTACCGCTGCTTGTCGTGACATCTTTTAGATACTGCCATTTGAACGTGTGTGTCCCATCTGAAACCGGGTAAGTGACCATTGCCCAATCCTTTTCGCCTGACCATCGGTCCATAAAAATATTATCGATGTAAAATTCCAGGTAGTCATAATCAGCTTCTGAAGATACTTTCCTGTAAAAGGAAATATCACCATTGGTCAGAATATCAAGTGTGAGGGTAAGAACCGACATCTGGAAGTCATTAATGCTGCCTGACTGAGCGCAATACAGACCCTGGAAAGGATTATTCTGAGTAATCAGCCATGGCGTATTTCCACCCTGTTGCCAATCATATGCAGAAAAGTCTCCTGTTTCCCAGTTCTCGAGGATTTGTCCGACGATAAAGGTCATTTGGTAACTATTGATGTAGGAACCATTGTTTGCAGTAGCTGCCAGATCGGTGTTGAACAAGTAACCGGATGGAGTGAGATCGCTGGCGGTAATAAGGAAAACGGCTTCGGCAGTCTGCCCCTGAGAGAGATTACCAAAGTCAGCAGGCAGACCGGAGACGCTAATGAACGTAGCATTCGTCGTGAGTGTCCCTGTTATATTTTCGGCTGCAGCATCGCCGTTGTTTCTGAGTGTAATATGCAATTCCACTGTTTCACCCGGATCAATGTGGCCATTGTTGTTGCCGGTTTCATCGGTGATATAATGATCAATTAATGCCAGGTAAACGCCTGATATTTGACCGATGGATTCGATAGCATCGAGGTCGAAGCCGGCATCAGGTGATGAGGATGTTCCATCGCCGTCATCTACAACTTTAAGGTATTGTGCCTCCACCATCCCGGTATTCATGAGGTCAAAGCCGGAAGTGCCGCTGCCTTCGCCAACAAGCGTCCATGGTCCATCCATCGTTTGGCCTGCATAGCAGGTATAACCCTCCGCTGAGGCATCGCCTTCATGAATGATGAAGTCATCACCCGGACCATCAGGAACGGGATATTGCATGTCGGCGATAAGCCATCCATTTTTACCGATAGAGTAGTATACATTGTCAGGCTGGCCAAGCATGGCAGGAGTATTGCCTTCATCGTGAAAGTTATTGTTGGGTATCTGACAGGCAATAAGCCGGTAAATATATTTTCCCGTGGCAGGCTGTAGCGCAAAGTCGGTGACGGTTGAATTTTCGGATGTGACAACAATATTATCTATCGCCTGGCTTTCATAACCGTTTGCCATGACTTTAATGCTAAAGGTTCCGGGAAGGACATACTTGTGGTAATCGCCGGCCTGTGGATCGATATATACCGGGTAAAAATCACTGACCAGCACGATGGCAGCAATGGGCTCGCCCGTTGTGAGGTCGGTCACCGTACCCTCCAGTCCATAGCCTGCCTGTTCTATCATAGCCAGCATGGCGGGTTTGTTGTAGGTATAATACATCATGATCTGTGATGGCGGGGGTTGTTTATCAAAAGATATTTCAATACTCCAGCTCACAGCACCCATGATGCCATAGGCTGCATCCTTGGAGCTGCCGTTGATAGGATACATACCTGTATAACCCTGGCTATATGGAAGACTGGAGTAGCCTGATGTGGAGGAGTATATGGATGCAAGATGGTTTATTGGATCATAATCGGGGCAGGGATCACTCCTGTAGCTCCAGGAAAAGGCGAGGAATTCACTTCCACTGTGGTAGCTGGTATACACCACAAACTGGTTGTCGTAAAGGCAGTTTCTCATAGCCTTAGTTTCTATCTGGGAGTAAGGTGAAGAGGTTCCACACGAGGCATCCCACATGTAACCCCAGTTGCGGTTAAGGTCAACACCGTTGGCATTATCGCGGGTCATGTTGGCCCTGCCGTCGGGATTGGCCATCAGGTACAACCATATCTCCCTGTTATTAATAAGATTCGTAATATAAGGGTCCACGGTATAGGCCTGGCAGAGATCGAGGGCAAAACGGATGATATTTTCGGCACCACCGATCTCATCACCATGTGTGCCGCCATCGAAATAAACTTCAGCTTCGTTCTCATCGGTCAGCACATTATCACTGATTTTCAAAGCAGCGAGCTGACGGCCCTGAACAGAGGTTCCTAACAGGTACTTATGGCAGATGCCAGGGAAATTGTCCGACAGGCTGTCGGCGAGATCAATGATCTGCTGATAGGAGTGGTAGGCATCGCGGTTTAGCCAGAAATCTTTATAGTATGCATTCAGGTCTTCCTTAAGGATATGATAGTTTAGACCAAGAAGGCGGATCTTCTCCAGTTCCGACGGCACAGCATATACAACGGCATACCGACCTTCGGGCAGGGTGTAAACATCGCCGTCAAGGTGAAGGGCGTACAATTTCTGAATTGCCTGCAGGTCAGGAAGAAATACCCTGACCTCCATCTCTTTATCCCGCCAGCCGGGCTGGCTGAATAATGAAAAACAGGAAAACAACATCAACAGAAAAAGCAGGTATTTCTTCATGATTTTTCAGCAATGAATTTG
This region includes:
- a CDS encoding C25 family cysteine peptidase produces the protein MKKFTLTLIFLFALFSGYGTKWVAISTPDPTPANITLISSNIETSVIRFTLDGYLMNEVITPRGNAFIITLDEATPVLEAGAPDLAKLSTSIIIPDRAAMSLEIISSQYKEFNDIDVAPSKGNFTRDIDPATVPYIYSDAYRTNAFYPGTLASMRDPYILRDCRGQAVIVYPFQYNPVTRTLRVYTDITVKVSSTSEEGINILIRKKEFSKVDKDFNTLYKDHFLNASTLRYTPVEEEGNMLIISYGDFIPYMQPFINWKKQIGRPVVIVDVATIGNSSAIKTYVHNYYDTYGLAYLLLVGDAAQVPSSYASGDSDNDYGYVVGDDHYPDLFVGRFSAEIPDQVTIQVQRTIEYEKNPDVSYNWFTRSTGIGSDQGPGDDNEYDFEHIRDLQSKLLNYTYTYNAELFDGSQGGNDEPGNPNPSMVSNEVNTGNGIILYTGHGSVDAWSTSGFSSSDVNNLINYGKYPFIWSVACVNGDFVGNTCFAENWLRAKQNGQPTGAIAALMSTINQSWNPPMEGEDEMVDILVESYSDNIKRTFGGLSMNGCMKMNDTYGIDGDQMTDTWNCFGDPSVMVRTAFPLSLSVTYPNPVPLGTSELTVSANTPEGLVSLTFQNQIIATAYISGGEASLTFDPLNSLDELTLTVTSYNRIPYLGTLTVVGEPGQVINPTPADGQGIIAPFTKLYWEDGLGGVPAQYAVFLGTDNPPSNVVNGEVVYSKMFTPAMELEFQTQFFWRIEATNQYGTSVGPVWSFTTARSPDENFETGNFTAFAWTFNGDIPWTIDSENPFNGLFCAKSGMIGDNQSSSICLQLDIDAVFSVPISFYKMISSNFGDKLQFLIDGIIVDEWAGLTAYSLETYTVTAGLHTFEWKYIKDAGGSAGDDCAWIDYIYFPPLSDPEVFAGDDASVCEGMNYSLSAQAINYSYLEWTTSGSGTFDDPAILNPVYTPSQADYESGAVALTLTIYTSTKTVSDEMALNFDPLPEIPAAPEGPTYVDLYYTSTSEYTSDGSAYAVAFNWKLDPEYAGSLLSDGTSCMVNWNNGYVGVATIRLNGYNDCGDGPFSQILEITIDNTVGLAEQEMNVQIMPNPNNGLFKVTINSAKDEQISIRIIDLLGNKVFENDHIVADKNFNQLIDLKNLNKGMYLMFIEGDDFKLIKKIIIK
- a CDS encoding M14 family zinc carboxypeptidase, whose product is MKKYLLFLLMLFSCFSLFSQPGWRDKEMEVRVFLPDLQAIQKLYALHLDGDVYTLPEGRYAVVYAVPSELEKIRLLGLNYHILKEDLNAYYKDFWLNRDAYHSYQQIIDLADSLSDNFPGICHKYLLGTSVQGRQLAALKISDNVLTDENEAEVYFDGGTHGDEIGGAENIIRFALDLCQAYTVDPYITNLINNREIWLYLMANPDGRANMTRDNANGVDLNRNWGYMWDASCGTSSPYSQIETKAMRNCLYDNQFVVYTSYHSGSEFLAFSWSYRSDPCPDYDPINHLASIYSSTSGYSSLPYSQGYTGMYPINGSSKDAAYGIMGAVSWSIEISFDKQPPPSQIMMYYTYNKPAMLAMIEQAGYGLEGTVTDLTTGEPIAAIVLVSDFYPVYIDPQAGDYHKYVLPGTFSIKVMANGYESQAIDNIVVTSENSTVTDFALQPATGKYIYRLIACQIPNNNFHDEGNTPAMLGQPDNVYYSIGKNGWLIADMQYPVPDGPGDDFIIHEGDASAEGYTCYAGQTMDGPWTLVGEGSGTSGFDLMNTGMVEAQYLKVVDDGDGTSSSPDAGFDLDAIESIGQISGVYLALIDHYITDETGNNNGHIDPGETVELHITLRNNGDAAAENITGTLTTNATFISVSGLPADFGNLSQGQTAEAVFLITASDLTPSGYLFNTDLAATANNGSYINSYQMTFIVGQILENWETGDFSAYDWQQGGNTPWLITQNNPFQGLYCAQSGSINDFQMSVLTLTLDILTNGDISFYRKVSSEADYDYLEFYIDNIFMDRWSGEKDWAMVTYPVSDGTHTFKWQYLKDVTTSSGSDCGWIDLIMFPPLTPDHLGVVKGLVTNVTTGIPVEGASVGGAMITGTDGNYLLDLIQGTYTICVTHPEYDTLCMEAVIYENDTTEVNYELMPTSGFSETKEQWPDIIVRPNPFNAATAFIVTLQDAGKISLEIFDSRGKMIKTLYNGTLANGSHTFIWQGDDSHYHLLPDRLYIYKLVTDKVTRTGKLILSR